The segment CGTTGAAAAACTGCGCGCGCGGCAAGACTGCGGCGCGGTGGACGTGATTTATTTCAACGCCAGGCCCGCGGCAACCCTCTCGTATACCGGCCTCCCTTCCCGCGGGGCGAAGACAAGGTGTTTGGACGCCGCGCTCAAGGGCATCCTGGCGTTTGAGCCCAGCGTGATTTTGATCGCCTGCAACACGCTTTCCGTTTTGTATCCCGACACGGAAACCGCCCGTGCCGCGCAAGCAAGGGTGGTGGATATCGTCAAGTTCGGGGTGGAAATGATTTTTGAAAAAATGGTCCCGGACAGCAACAGCCGGGTGTTGATTCTGGGCACTCCCACCACGATTGATTCAGACGTCCACCGGCAGGCGCTGATCAGGCTCGGCATTGACGGCTCCCGGATGGCGGCGCAGCCCTGCGCCTGGCTGCCGGGTGAAATTGAACAGGCCCCGGAGGGCGGCGCGGTAAAAAACCTGATCGCCGGATATCTTGCGGAGGCCAGACAACGCTTTGAACCGCCGGCCGCCGGCCGGCTGTTTGCCGCGTTGTGTTGCACCCATTTTGAATACAGCCTGAAAATCTTTCAAAAGGAATTGCAACGGGTTTTTCAGCGCGAAGTTGCCGTGCTCAACCCGAACGCGAGGATGAGCGCGGGCTGTTTTCCCGGACTCATTACGGCCGCGCGTTCCGGCGCCGGCTCCGCTATCAGGATCAGGGTTTTTTCACGGGTGCGATTTGAGCCAAACCGGATTGACGCAATCAGCGGCATGCTTGAACGCAAATCTCCGCTGACTGCCGCGGCCCTGCGAAATTATCAGCACCGGCCGGATTTGTTTGATCTGCCCGGAAACATCGCCTAGTATGGGGCAACCGGAGCCCCTTGGCTTGAGAAATATTTTAAGGCGGGCGGACGCCCGTAATCCAAAAGCGAGGGGCCGCCCGGGTATCGCGCGGCCGAAAAAATGTTGCCGAGAGATTCATTACCATCCGATCAGGGTTTTGCGTATCGTTTCAGGCAAAACTCGCCCTTGCTGGCAACCGCAATTCATGCCGGCCACCGCGTCCGCGATGAGCTGCTGGCGTTGATGGCAATTTCAGAACAGGCGCGCCGGTTTGAGGAGGATACGGCCACGGATTTGCTGATCAACCAGTGTCCCGATATTGTCTGGGGGCTGGATTCGCGCGCGGAATATGATCTCAATCGGCCGCCCGAAGCGGCCCTGCCGCTTACCCCCGAAAAATTCTGGGGCGTCCGGGTTTTTGCCAAAACGCCAGGCGTTGAAATGAACCGCCGCAGCATGATGAAATACCGCACCTTTTATGATTTCATTGAAAACCACGTGAAAAATATTCTCGCGCGGCACAGATTTTGCGTGGTTTTTGACATCCATTCCTACAACCTGGCGCGCCAGATCGCCAACGGCATCGCGCATCCCCCGGTCTTTAATGTGGGCACCGCCGCCCTGGGCCGCCGCAAACCCCGGCGGCTTGTCAAGGCCTGGCTGCAGGCGCTGGCGCGCGTGAGCATTCCGGGCGTCAAGACAACGGTCGCGGAAAACCTCGTGTTCCGGGGCCGGGGCGAATTCTGCCGGCGTTTGGGCGCCCTGGACAAACGCGTGCTGGTGCTGCCGACCGAGGTGGCCAAAATCTACATGGACGAGCGTACCGGAAAACTGTTTCCCGCCAGAATTAACGCCATCGCGGCGCAATTGGCTGGAATTGTGAAGGGCTGGGAGAAATAAAATGAAAAAAATTCTATTGGTAACCGGACCGGGCGGCGAAGCCCAGGGCTGGGGAGATATGGCGGTGACAAAAGCCATGGACGCCGCCTTGAACGCAAGCGGGGTTGCCTGTGAAACCGCTTATGTTGAAAACGC is part of the Kiritimatiellia bacterium genome and harbors:
- a CDS encoding aspartate/glutamate racemase family protein — its product is VEKLRARQDCGAVDVIYFNARPAATLSYTGLPSRGAKTRCLDAALKGILAFEPSVILIACNTLSVLYPDTETARAAQARVVDIVKFGVEMIFEKMVPDSNSRVLILGTPTTIDSDVHRQALIRLGIDGSRMAAQPCAWLPGEIEQAPEGGAVKNLIAGYLAEARQRFEPPAAGRLFAALCCTHFEYSLKIFQKELQRVFQREVAVLNPNARMSAGCFPGLITAARSGAGSAIRIRVFSRVRFEPNRIDAISGMLERKSPLTAAALRNYQHRPDLFDLPGNIA
- a CDS encoding N-formylglutamate amidohydrolase, with the translated sequence MLPRDSLPSDQGFAYRFRQNSPLLATAIHAGHRVRDELLALMAISEQARRFEEDTATDLLINQCPDIVWGLDSRAEYDLNRPPEAALPLTPEKFWGVRVFAKTPGVEMNRRSMMKYRTFYDFIENHVKNILARHRFCVVFDIHSYNLARQIANGIAHPPVFNVGTAALGRRKPRRLVKAWLQALARVSIPGVKTTVAENLVFRGRGEFCRRLGALDKRVLVLPTEVAKIYMDERTGKLFPARINAIAAQLAGIVKGWEK